A stretch of the Sulfurospirillum sp. UCH001 genome encodes the following:
- a CDS encoding TonB-dependent receptor has protein sequence MNKIVGMSLVVSSFLMAETIDLGQISVVAEALSKEVNDIRGVELKSADLADALSRNNASITLIRGSGVADDILLRGQKKDNINILMDEAKIYGGCPNRMDPPTSHIHSDNIEKVTIIEGPYDVEHFGTLSGLVIAETKNPTQELSGDVNLNAGSYGYKKASAGVSGGNDYVRALISASSEQSDQYKDGNGKTLSEQLDNAIVQGMGMAGNRYIDSNLKAYEKKTFMGKIFVNPVDNQELRLSYTLNRSDNVLYPSRQMDADYDDSDIVTLGYSLYDLSPFSKELNLETYFSKVTHPMSTKNRVSGATTYSTVKMETEMKGAKLKNSMNLAGGTLSYGVDVSRRNWDGERYTTTVATGVESAHTVFLPDVDTTNKALFTQYVASIEALKVQMGARYDDTTIKAHSLSSSSPARVENDFDALSANVLATYKANENVDYFIGFGKASRVPDAKELYLGTNALGDVDQTTNYETDIGFKAHYGSFGVNGKLFYSILKDYIYYNSAKYVNVDATIYGAELDAYYNVNEAWTFNYGMSYLRGKKDDPLVGQSDTDLADIVPLKALIGLKYHQAAHTIQTEVVAAKRWNNYDSDNGEQALPGYAVLNMKYNYQVTKSFDVTLGVDNIFDKTYAVSNTYRDLTLISGGGDVMLLNEPGRYAYINLHYSF, from the coding sequence ATGAATAAAATTGTAGGAATGTCTTTAGTTGTTTCATCGTTTTTAATGGCAGAAACGATTGATCTTGGTCAGATTTCTGTTGTGGCGGAAGCACTTTCAAAAGAGGTGAACGATATTCGTGGTGTTGAGCTAAAATCGGCGGATTTAGCGGACGCACTTTCACGTAACAATGCTTCGATTACGTTGATTCGCGGAAGTGGCGTTGCTGATGATATTCTTTTGCGCGGTCAAAAAAAGGATAACATTAATATTCTAATGGATGAGGCAAAAATTTACGGTGGATGTCCTAATCGTATGGATCCTCCGACGTCACATATCCATAGCGATAATATTGAGAAAGTAACGATTATTGAAGGACCTTATGATGTGGAGCATTTTGGAACCTTGAGTGGTCTTGTGATTGCGGAGACGAAAAATCCAACACAAGAATTAAGCGGTGACGTCAATCTTAACGCGGGAAGCTACGGATATAAAAAAGCATCAGCAGGTGTGAGTGGTGGAAATGACTATGTAAGGGCTTTAATTAGCGCGTCAAGTGAGCAGAGCGATCAATACAAAGACGGTAATGGAAAGACGTTATCTGAACAATTGGATAATGCTATCGTGCAAGGTATGGGAATGGCGGGAAATCGTTATATCGATAGCAATTTGAAAGCATATGAGAAAAAAACGTTTATGGGTAAGATTTTTGTTAATCCCGTTGATAATCAAGAGTTAAGACTCTCTTACACGCTTAATCGCAGCGATAACGTTTTGTATCCATCACGTCAGATGGACGCAGATTATGATGACAGTGACATTGTGACATTGGGTTATTCGCTGTATGATCTTTCGCCTTTTTCAAAAGAGTTGAATTTGGAGACATATTTTTCCAAAGTGACACATCCTATGTCGACAAAAAATAGGGTTTCGGGTGCTACAACTTATTCTACGGTAAAGATGGAGACCGAAATGAAAGGTGCTAAGCTAAAAAACAGTATGAATTTAGCAGGTGGAACATTAAGCTACGGTGTGGATGTTAGCCGACGAAATTGGGACGGAGAACGTTATACGACAACTGTCGCAACGGGTGTTGAAAGTGCCCATACGGTTTTCTTGCCTGATGTAGATACAACCAATAAAGCATTATTTACACAATATGTGGCGAGTATTGAGGCACTTAAAGTGCAAATGGGGGCTCGTTATGACGATACAACAATCAAAGCCCATAGCCTAAGTTCAAGTAGTCCTGCACGTGTTGAGAATGACTTTGATGCACTGTCTGCGAATGTTTTGGCAACGTATAAAGCCAATGAGAATGTCGATTATTTTATAGGGTTTGGTAAAGCTTCTCGTGTTCCAGACGCAAAAGAGCTTTACTTGGGAACAAATGCTTTAGGTGATGTAGATCAAACGACAAACTATGAGACGGACATTGGGTTTAAAGCGCATTACGGCAGTTTTGGAGTTAATGGTAAACTCTTTTATTCGATCTTGAAAGACTACATTTATTACAACTCGGCTAAATATGTCAACGTTGATGCTACTATCTACGGTGCAGAACTCGATGCGTACTATAACGTTAATGAGGCGTGGACATTTAATTATGGTATGAGTTATCTTAGAGGTAAAAAAGACGATCCGCTTGTAGGACAAAGCGATACCGACTTGGCAGATATCGTGCCTTTAAAAGCGCTTATTGGATTGAAATACCATCAAGCTGCCCATACGATTCAAACCGAAGTTGTTGCAGCAAAACGTTGGAATAACTATGATAGCGATAATGGTGAACAAGCACTCCCAGGCTATGCAGTGTTAAATATGAAATACAACTATCAGGTGACAAAGAGCTTTGATGTGACGCTCGGTGTGGATAATATCTTCGATAAAACCTATGCCGTTTCTAATACTTATCGTGATCTAACATTGATTTCAGGTGGTGGGGATGTAATGCTTCTAAACGAACCAGGTCGTTACGCATATATTAATTTGCACTATTCGTTTTAA
- the nudC gene encoding NAD(+) diphosphatase — protein sequence MLNQSISIKLTPVFKPRDDVSSVLLGFCGDALLMAMDGSLPSAELFERLGKPRHSFHIGEIEQELYTLLIWEENITLPNELVKTNLRQFLDFHPPHLFAMLSRAKQLAHWLYDNQYCGRCGDPIGYSEKFSSLTCQSCGFTIFPRLSPACIVLITKGDEILLARSPHFEKGMYSLLAGFVEAGESVEDAVHREIYEEVGLRVKNLHYFGSQAWPFPHSLMLGFFAEYDSGELVLQEEEIEDAKWFTKDNLPQLPKLATISGIMINHWFKNC from the coding sequence ATGCTCAATCAAAGCATTTCAATCAAACTAACCCCTGTGTTTAAACCACGTGATGACGTATCGAGTGTTTTGTTGGGTTTTTGTGGCGATGCCCTATTGATGGCTATGGATGGTTCATTGCCTTCTGCAGAACTGTTCGAGCGTTTAGGCAAACCACGTCATAGTTTCCATATCGGTGAGATAGAGCAAGAGCTCTACACTCTGCTTATTTGGGAAGAGAACATTACGCTGCCAAACGAGCTTGTCAAAACAAACCTACGTCAATTTCTAGACTTTCATCCGCCTCATCTTTTTGCGATGTTAAGCCGAGCAAAACAACTCGCACATTGGCTGTATGACAACCAGTATTGTGGACGTTGTGGCGACCCTATAGGATACTCTGAAAAGTTCTCTTCACTAACTTGCCAAAGCTGTGGTTTTACCATTTTCCCTCGCCTTTCGCCTGCGTGTATTGTGCTCATTACCAAAGGCGACGAGATCCTTCTTGCACGTTCTCCTCACTTTGAGAAAGGCATGTACAGTTTACTGGCTGGCTTTGTTGAAGCGGGCGAAAGCGTTGAGGATGCTGTACATCGGGAAATTTATGAAGAAGTGGGTCTGCGTGTTAAAAATCTTCACTATTTTGGGTCTCAAGCATGGCCATTTCCACATTCGCTGATGTTAGGCTTTTTTGCTGAGTATGACAGTGGTGAACTTGTCTTGCAAGAAGAAGAGATTGAAGATGCAAAATGGTTTACAAAAGACAACTTACCTCAACTTCCAAAACTTGCAACTATTTCAGGCATTATGATTAACCATTGGTTTAAAAACTGTTGA
- a CDS encoding AAA family ATPase yields the protein MQSKDGYGKLAQHLEETLKVHLFDQNFAIESIIKTLVQMRLVHSKVRALFTFIGPPNCGKRYLAELLVTADPHIEQLKAFQMDQYNDTFNAEQLSASSIENDVTEFVAKNPNAILLFEDIDKADTQVQLSLYTLFSDSEKSSVDFSHVIVIMTTTRLSSLLGRQDLLELFKNDPLQAHTFLMERLGQEEIIISGVKEKVFDKKLLSLLNECTLIPFNRLSLTALIKIGAQSLHGMSQNFIKESGVEIEYTNIDVLISLLTLSLAPYLNARHIRKKLPEVVFNRIYEILKDRNDVTKIRYKVAKKAAIFVKEALKDQPLLLKKISKQHESIELEWSIRVVKGVAECTIKNAFFRKEKLHVSSEDALRISEITFDAIAGQQRVKAELMEVLTLLKEPNRLQQFDMLPPKGMILYGPSGMGKKLLAHAFANAADMPFTVVRDADLFDAAKIHKAYAQAYSAAPSIVLLEDIDVQGLVGGVIATMSIQPLVDEIDAITQSYDAPIFTIVTIGESSPIPEQLVQTGRIDIRIEVPKLDMEARRFFIEEILKKPHDARIDIEKVVRYISGMGGDELKRIGQEAALFAARKGLKEITEEILLEQINIIKYGNKLESKQIRDIETSMAKTAYHEAGHAVLSYILCPHIKIEQVTVAPRSDGPWVCLLP from the coding sequence ATGCAGTCAAAAGATGGCTATGGGAAACTCGCTCAACACCTCGAAGAGACACTAAAAGTTCATCTCTTCGATCAAAATTTTGCCATTGAGAGCATAATCAAAACATTGGTGCAAATGCGCCTTGTCCACTCTAAAGTAAGAGCTCTTTTTACGTTTATAGGACCACCAAACTGCGGTAAGCGCTATCTTGCGGAGCTTCTTGTTACTGCTGACCCACACATAGAGCAACTCAAAGCATTTCAGATGGATCAGTACAACGACACCTTTAACGCAGAACAACTCTCTGCATCAAGCATTGAAAACGATGTTACAGAGTTTGTCGCAAAAAATCCAAATGCCATCTTACTCTTTGAAGACATCGACAAAGCCGACACACAAGTGCAACTCTCTTTGTACACTCTCTTTTCAGATTCAGAGAAGAGCAGTGTTGATTTCTCGCATGTCATCGTTATTATGACGACAACGCGTTTGAGTTCACTCTTAGGACGACAAGATTTACTAGAGCTGTTTAAAAATGACCCTCTGCAAGCCCATACCTTTTTGATGGAGCGATTGGGACAAGAAGAGATCATCATCAGCGGTGTCAAAGAAAAAGTGTTTGATAAAAAGCTCCTCTCACTGCTTAACGAATGCACCCTCATACCCTTTAATCGTCTTAGCCTTACAGCACTCATCAAAATCGGCGCGCAAAGCTTGCATGGTATGTCACAAAACTTTATCAAAGAGAGTGGCGTTGAGATAGAGTATACCAACATAGATGTGCTTATCTCACTTTTAACCCTCTCACTAGCACCCTATCTCAATGCTCGCCATATTCGCAAAAAACTTCCCGAAGTGGTCTTTAACCGAATCTATGAGATTTTGAAAGATAGAAATGATGTCACCAAGATACGCTATAAAGTAGCCAAAAAAGCCGCTATTTTTGTCAAAGAAGCACTCAAAGACCAACCTTTACTGCTCAAAAAAATTAGCAAACAACATGAAAGCATTGAACTTGAATGGAGTATACGTGTCGTAAAAGGTGTGGCTGAATGCACCATCAAAAACGCTTTTTTCCGTAAAGAAAAACTGCATGTAAGCTCTGAAGATGCTCTTCGTATTTCAGAGATAACCTTTGATGCTATCGCAGGACAACAACGTGTTAAAGCAGAACTCATGGAGGTGTTAACACTTCTAAAAGAACCAAATCGTCTGCAACAATTTGACATGCTTCCTCCAAAAGGAATGATTCTCTATGGGCCTTCGGGTATGGGTAAAAAACTCCTTGCTCATGCTTTTGCCAATGCTGCAGATATGCCGTTTACCGTTGTGCGCGATGCGGACTTATTTGATGCAGCAAAAATTCACAAAGCGTATGCTCAAGCCTACAGTGCAGCACCTTCCATCGTGCTTTTAGAAGACATTGATGTTCAAGGACTTGTGGGAGGAGTGATTGCTACAATGAGCATACAACCCTTAGTCGATGAGATAGACGCTATTACACAAAGCTATGATGCGCCTATTTTTACCATCGTTACCATCGGCGAAAGTAGCCCTATTCCTGAACAGTTAGTGCAAACCGGACGAATAGATATACGCATCGAAGTACCAAAGCTTGATATGGAAGCACGTCGCTTTTTTATCGAAGAGATTTTAAAAAAGCCTCACGATGCACGCATTGACATTGAAAAAGTAGTACGTTACATCTCAGGGATGGGTGGGGATGAGCTCAAACGCATTGGGCAAGAGGCAGCACTGTTTGCTGCACGTAAGGGGTTAAAAGAGATCACCGAAGAGATTTTGCTAGAACAGATCAACATCATCAAATACGGCAACAAACTTGAAAGTAAACAGATACGTGACATCGAAACCTCTATGGCAAAAACAGCTTACCATGAAGCGGGACACGCCGTGCTCTCTTACATACTCTGTCCACACATCAAGATAGAGCAAGTCACCGTAGCACCTCGAAGCGATGGCCCTTGGGTTTGTCTCTTACCATAA
- the yedE gene encoding selenium metabolism membrane protein YedE/FdhT: MSWWSEFKQHYLVRFWSPIPAVIALGILSTYYFGLLGTFWAVTGEFTRWGGHLAQLFGANPAEWTYLKILGFKGTPWDRIDGVMIIGMFGGALAAALWADNVKLRLPSTRIRIFQAVIGGMIAGFGARLAMGCNLAAFFTGIPQFSLHAWFFAVATAIGCFAGAKVSMLPMFRIPLKMKKVSEATPLEKNKQSAKMKFIIGSIVFFAVAITAITRSFDAPKLGMAMLFGLGFGICIERAQVCFTSAFRDMWITGRGLLAKAIILGMAVSTIGIFAFVQTGMEPKIMWAGPNAIIGGLMFGFGIVIAGGCETGWMYRAMEGQIHFWWVGIGNVLGSLLLALCWDGLAPTLVNGYEKINMLKMFGTYGGLYMNYALMALSFALVVWWERRFLAKKSQYQNNHQ; encoded by the coding sequence ATGTCATGGTGGAGTGAATTTAAACAACACTATCTCGTTCGTTTTTGGTCGCCTATTCCTGCGGTAATTGCGCTTGGAATTTTATCGACCTATTATTTTGGATTGCTCGGCACATTTTGGGCAGTTACAGGTGAATTTACCCGTTGGGGTGGGCATTTGGCTCAGCTTTTTGGTGCAAACCCTGCTGAGTGGACGTACCTCAAAATCCTTGGATTTAAAGGTACACCTTGGGATCGTATCGATGGTGTGATGATCATCGGTATGTTTGGTGGTGCTCTTGCAGCAGCACTTTGGGCGGATAATGTGAAGCTTCGTCTTCCTTCAACACGCATTCGTATTTTCCAAGCAGTCATTGGTGGTATGATCGCTGGCTTTGGTGCACGTTTGGCAATGGGGTGTAACTTGGCAGCTTTCTTTACGGGTATTCCTCAGTTTTCACTGCATGCATGGTTTTTTGCCGTAGCTACGGCTATTGGTTGTTTTGCAGGCGCAAAAGTGTCTATGTTACCGATGTTTCGTATTCCTTTGAAGATGAAAAAAGTCAGTGAAGCAACACCATTGGAGAAGAACAAACAGAGTGCTAAGATGAAATTTATCATCGGAAGTATCGTTTTCTTCGCAGTGGCAATTACAGCGATTACACGAAGTTTTGATGCACCAAAACTGGGCATGGCAATGCTCTTTGGTTTGGGCTTTGGTATTTGTATTGAGCGAGCGCAAGTATGCTTTACATCCGCATTTCGCGATATGTGGATCACAGGGCGTGGATTACTCGCTAAAGCGATCATCTTAGGTATGGCGGTCAGCACCATCGGTATCTTTGCATTTGTTCAAACAGGAATGGAGCCAAAAATCATGTGGGCAGGTCCAAACGCCATCATCGGTGGTTTGATGTTTGGCTTTGGTATCGTTATCGCAGGTGGATGTGAGACAGGTTGGATGTACCGCGCGATGGAAGGTCAAATTCACTTTTGGTGGGTTGGCATCGGTAACGTTCTTGGCTCACTGCTTCTAGCGCTTTGTTGGGATGGCTTAGCGCCAACATTGGTCAATGGATATGAAAAAATCAATATGCTCAAAATGTTTGGAACCTATGGTGGTTTGTATATGAACTATGCCTTAATGGCACTCTCTTTTGCGCTGGTGGTCTGGTGGGAGCGACGTTTCCTTGCCAAAAAAAGCCAATACCAAAACAATCATCAATAA
- a CDS encoding DUF2179 domain-containing protein yields the protein MGEIFQQEWFSLYGIPLLIALARITDVSIGTLRIIFVSKGLRLWAPILGFFEVSIWLMAISKVMANLTNPINYIAYALGFSLGNYIGMFIESRLALGMVVVRIITKRDSHVLVAALRALRYSVTVADAEGNTGAVNIIFTVIKRSDIERVRELIAKHNPQAVYSIEDVRHASDPSFPLEDKKRSTFSQLIRGMRK from the coding sequence ATGGGTGAGATATTTCAACAAGAGTGGTTTTCACTTTATGGCATACCTTTACTCATTGCACTTGCTCGCATTACCGATGTTAGCATTGGGACACTTCGTATTATCTTTGTTTCAAAAGGGCTTAGACTTTGGGCGCCAATTTTAGGCTTTTTTGAAGTAAGCATCTGGCTTATGGCCATCTCTAAAGTCATGGCCAATCTAACCAATCCGATTAATTACATCGCTTATGCACTTGGCTTTTCACTGGGCAATTACATTGGGATGTTTATTGAAAGTCGTTTAGCGCTTGGAATGGTGGTCGTACGAATCATTACTAAACGAGATTCTCATGTGCTCGTCGCTGCTTTACGTGCGCTTCGTTATAGCGTGACGGTTGCTGATGCAGAGGGCAATACGGGTGCTGTAAACATCATCTTTACCGTCATCAAACGCTCCGACATTGAGCGTGTTCGAGAACTGATTGCAAAACATAATCCTCAAGCCGTTTATTCTATCGAAGATGTTAGACATGCGAGTGATCCTAGTTTTCCTTTAGAAGATAAAAAACGCTCTACATTTTCACAACTGATTAGAGGTATGCGTAAGTAA
- a CDS encoding methyl-accepting chemotaxis protein: MSFSTIKGKLTLLLVVLALGFCALGYEIIKEGNDAKMAATRLVTIANIEKLTLELRIEQRNYQVNFQAKNLEQYEKIHQQLLKDLDDLKRMLLSKVNHDRIDIIKKLLTEWHTINAPRMALYTKHGKEIYDEHFAQNHKEDAKKLEELYKPSTEAYNLLLDKFEELAEEVKKSNFNRLNTNKLMSEIALTVVMLIVFTIFFFVTRSIKNSVARAKESCEIMRENKDLSSQITLNTKDEINEIMDSVNSLINDVARALNAAKENAIENASVAEELSSTSLQIGKRAEEEAKVVFETTNDAKEVANAIVDASVQSQNVKESTSHAQKSLLSAQNLLNETIAQLSQTAEAEAAMNERLNHLSVEAEQVKSVLDVIGDIADQTNLLALNAAIEAARAGEHGRGFAVVADEVRKLAERTQKSLIETNATVNVIVQSISDISGEMNHNAKRIHELSEFSHQVTTQTNNAATILNESVQATDEVVNKANSNVKLIKTAVIEKIGEINTLSSSNARSVEEIAAAAEHLSKLSSNLSHTLAQFKTA, translated from the coding sequence ATGTCATTTTCGACAATTAAAGGTAAATTAACACTTCTTCTCGTTGTTTTAGCATTAGGATTTTGTGCGCTAGGGTATGAAATCATTAAAGAAGGAAACGATGCAAAAATGGCAGCTACAAGGCTTGTCACGATAGCCAACATTGAAAAACTGACATTAGAGCTTCGTATTGAACAGCGAAACTATCAAGTAAACTTTCAAGCCAAAAATCTAGAGCAGTATGAGAAGATTCATCAACAACTTTTAAAAGATCTGGACGATCTTAAACGTATGCTTCTTAGCAAAGTCAATCATGACCGCATAGACATCATCAAAAAACTTCTTACAGAATGGCACACCATCAATGCCCCTCGTATGGCACTCTATACAAAACACGGTAAAGAGATTTATGATGAACACTTTGCACAAAATCATAAAGAAGATGCCAAAAAACTAGAAGAGCTCTACAAACCAAGTACGGAGGCATACAATCTTCTGCTTGATAAATTTGAAGAGTTAGCTGAAGAGGTTAAAAAATCAAACTTTAATCGCCTCAATACGAACAAACTTATGTCTGAAATCGCACTTACAGTGGTTATGCTCATTGTTTTCACGATCTTCTTTTTTGTGACACGCTCTATCAAAAACTCTGTAGCCCGTGCAAAAGAGAGTTGTGAAATCATGCGTGAGAATAAAGACCTCAGTAGCCAGATCACGCTTAATACAAAAGATGAAATCAATGAGATCATGGACTCTGTCAATAGTCTTATCAATGATGTTGCACGTGCGCTTAATGCGGCAAAAGAGAACGCCATAGAAAATGCTTCCGTTGCAGAAGAGCTTTCAAGTACCAGTCTTCAAATTGGCAAACGTGCTGAAGAAGAGGCGAAGGTAGTTTTTGAAACAACAAATGACGCTAAAGAAGTTGCTAATGCTATCGTAGATGCCAGTGTACAATCACAAAATGTTAAAGAAAGCACATCGCACGCACAAAAGAGTCTTTTAAGTGCACAAAATCTTCTCAATGAAACGATCGCACAGCTCTCTCAAACAGCTGAGGCTGAGGCTGCTATGAATGAACGCCTGAATCATCTCTCCGTTGAAGCAGAACAGGTCAAATCGGTTCTTGATGTTATCGGTGACATAGCAGACCAAACCAATCTTTTAGCGCTGAATGCTGCCATTGAAGCGGCAAGGGCTGGAGAACATGGTCGTGGATTTGCTGTTGTTGCAGATGAAGTACGAAAACTAGCGGAGCGAACGCAAAAAAGTCTTATTGAAACCAATGCAACGGTTAATGTCATCGTTCAGTCTATCAGTGACATCAGTGGCGAAATGAATCATAACGCTAAGCGTATTCATGAGCTCTCAGAGTTTTCTCACCAAGTGACTACACAAACCAACAATGCAGCAACCATTCTAAACGAAAGTGTTCAGGCTACCGATGAAGTCGTCAATAAAGCCAACAGTAACGTTAAACTTATCAAAACTGCTGTCATTGAAAAAATCGGAGAGATCAATACCCTTTCAAGCTCCAATGCAAGAAGCGTTGAAGAGATAGCAGCTGCGGCAGAGCACCTCTCTAAACTCTCTTCAAACCTTAGCCATACACTAGCACAATTCAAAACAGCATAA
- the yedF gene encoding sulfurtransferase-like selenium metabolism protein YedF, giving the protein MKEVIVPDYSLDMRGEPCPYPAIATLEALPTLKKGEILEVISDCPQSINNIPHDAKNYGYTVLEIIQDGPTIRYLIKK; this is encoded by the coding sequence ATGAAAGAAGTTATCGTACCTGATTATTCACTCGATATGCGTGGTGAGCCGTGTCCATACCCAGCGATTGCGACGCTTGAGGCATTACCTACACTTAAAAAAGGCGAGATTTTAGAGGTGATTAGTGACTGTCCTCAGTCCATTAACAACATTCCTCATGATGCAAAAAACTATGGTTATACGGTTTTAGAGATTATCCAAGATGGACCAACCATTCGGTATCTCATTAAAAAATAA
- the msrP gene encoding protein-methionine-sulfoxide reductase catalytic subunit MsrP, which translates to MNITPEALFNARRHFLKLGAGALVSSSAISQLLAELPKDLSLKYIPDSNPQNLTLNTLEQASNYVNFYEFSTDKEAPVKLSQKMKISPWNVGFFGEIKTEQMLEVDDLIAKFGLEERIYRFRCVEGWSMVVPWIGFPLYKLLDYLEPNSKAKYVKFTTRHDPAMFPDQAKGIFASIKHPYVEGLRMDEARHPLTFIAVGMYGKRLLPQNGAPIRLVVPWKYGFKSIKSIDLIECVEKEPLNTWQEQNPKEYGFYANVNPSVDHPRWSQAKERLLGKLTKQATLPFNGYEKEVAGLYAGMDLRKFF; encoded by the coding sequence ATGAACATTACCCCTGAAGCACTTTTTAATGCACGTCGTCATTTCTTAAAGCTTGGTGCTGGAGCACTGGTGAGTAGTTCTGCTATCTCCCAGCTTTTAGCGGAACTTCCAAAAGACTTAAGCCTCAAATACATCCCTGATTCTAATCCACAAAATCTTACACTTAACACATTAGAGCAGGCAAGCAATTATGTCAATTTTTATGAGTTTTCTACCGACAAAGAAGCGCCTGTCAAACTCTCCCAAAAGATGAAAATAAGCCCGTGGAATGTAGGATTTTTTGGAGAGATCAAAACTGAGCAGATGCTTGAAGTCGACGACCTCATCGCTAAATTTGGACTGGAAGAGCGCATTTACCGCTTTCGCTGTGTCGAAGGATGGTCTATGGTAGTACCTTGGATAGGCTTTCCCCTTTATAAACTGCTTGATTATTTAGAGCCCAACAGCAAAGCCAAATATGTTAAGTTCACTACGCGCCATGACCCAGCTATGTTCCCCGACCAAGCCAAAGGTATTTTTGCATCCATCAAACACCCTTATGTAGAGGGATTACGTATGGATGAGGCACGCCATCCACTCACGTTCATCGCCGTGGGAATGTATGGCAAACGCCTGCTTCCACAAAATGGAGCGCCTATTCGACTTGTCGTACCGTGGAAATACGGCTTTAAGTCCATCAAATCCATTGATCTCATCGAGTGCGTTGAAAAGGAACCACTGAACACGTGGCAAGAACAAAACCCTAAAGAATATGGCTTTTATGCCAATGTCAACCCTTCTGTTGATCATCCAAGATGGAGTCAAGCCAAAGAGCGACTCCTTGGCAAACTTACCAAACAAGCCACGTTGCCTTTTAATGGCTATGAAAAAGAGGTCGCAGGGCTTTATGCTGGTATGGACTTAAGGAAATTTTTTTGA
- a CDS encoding ferric reductase-like transmembrane domain-containing protein — protein sequence MKALLVFIALLPLGFAYYKLESAIDPIKMLYSITGIGAVVLLLLSLVPSTCKQVCHKNFLSYRKTIGLLSFLYALLHASVFVVLDSEFNFVTIFEKSLKKPFIYVGVIAFIILLFMALTSFKKLFTRFSKYHKAVYIALLLALLHSFWAQKVAGVFEYSVIGVGAVLLIERLWSKRRSYI from the coding sequence TTGAAAGCCTTGCTTGTTTTCATTGCCTTACTTCCACTAGGATTTGCCTACTACAAGCTTGAAAGTGCCATAGACCCCATCAAGATGCTCTACTCAATTACAGGCATTGGGGCGGTGGTACTTTTACTGCTTTCACTTGTACCTTCAACATGTAAGCAAGTATGCCATAAAAATTTTCTCTCATACCGTAAAACCATTGGACTGTTAAGCTTTCTTTACGCCCTACTACACGCAAGCGTATTTGTGGTACTCGATAGCGAATTTAATTTTGTTACTATCTTTGAAAAAAGCCTCAAAAAGCCCTTTATTTACGTAGGTGTTATCGCCTTTATAATCCTTCTTTTTATGGCTCTCACCTCGTTTAAAAAACTCTTCACACGTTTTTCAAAGTACCATAAAGCTGTTTACATCGCCCTACTTTTAGCCCTTTTGCATAGCTTCTGGGCACAAAAAGTGGCTGGCGTGTTTGAGTATAGTGTGATTGGTGTTGGTGCGGTGTTGCTCATTGAAAGATTATGGAGTAAGCGCCGTTCTTACATTTAA
- a CDS encoding LysE/ArgO family amino acid transporter, whose product MNAFISGFSLGFSLILAIGAQNAFVLKQGIKKEHVFIICFVCALSDAILIFAGVSGFGYLVEQFPSLQTVAKYGGFAFLFIYGLKSFYSAWSMSHELTPQDMPTPTLTKTILLTLAFTWLNPHVYLDTVILLGSVSTKFGELAPLFGLGAMTSSFVFFFSLGYGARILTPIFQKPISWKILEVLIGIVMLSLAFMLLGL is encoded by the coding sequence ATGAACGCATTTATCTCAGGTTTTAGTCTTGGTTTTTCACTCATTCTTGCCATTGGGGCACAAAATGCGTTTGTACTCAAACAAGGCATTAAAAAAGAGCATGTATTTATCATCTGTTTTGTTTGCGCACTCTCAGACGCTATTCTCATTTTTGCGGGTGTTTCAGGATTTGGGTACTTAGTCGAGCAGTTTCCATCTTTGCAAACAGTGGCAAAGTATGGTGGCTTTGCCTTTTTATTTATCTATGGCTTGAAAAGTTTTTACAGTGCATGGAGTATGTCTCATGAGCTTACTCCTCAAGATATGCCAACCCCTACGCTTACAAAAACCATTTTATTGACACTGGCATTTACATGGCTCAATCCTCATGTGTATCTTGACACCGTCATCTTACTGGGCTCTGTTTCTACCAAGTTTGGTGAGCTTGCACCGCTCTTTGGACTAGGCGCTATGACATCGTCTTTTGTGTTTTTCTTTTCACTGGGCTATGGAGCAAGAATTTTGACACCTATCTTCCAAAAGCCGATCTCATGGAAAATTCTTGAAGTACTCATTGGTATCGTTATGCTCTCTTTAGCATTTATGTTATTAGGGCTTTAA